From Channa argus isolate prfri chromosome 21, Channa argus male v1.0, whole genome shotgun sequence, one genomic window encodes:
- the LOC137106694 gene encoding tetraspanin-8-like, which translates to MAQVNSCLKRIFTIFNILFAITGGLIILFGLVSHFYSSINGGENLAERTYALVFIYIVGAITMVVAILGAHGAHKESRGCMIAFLVCMVVGTLLMLRAGLFVSINGPEAEGSLKDLYDKFVPLDNASDEVKEMTNNFQTKWQCCGYFSYKDWRDSIPDSCVCSPVEVEEGMCQTLYSRDLFLMSKAIYSKPCFPILFHYFVLAIDVMMGIMFTLAGLALLGTILSSIIIHQMRYSTTSTVVLKVPAVFTTSPPKYEELQNVPPPYC; encoded by the exons ATGGCTCAGGTCAACAGCTGCCTCAAACGGATCTTCACCATCTTTAACATTCTCTTCGCG atcaCTGGTGGATTAATCATCTTGTTCGGACTGGTTTCTCATTTTTACAGCAGCATTAATGGAGGGGAAAAC CTGGCAGAGCGGACCTACGCCCTTGTCTTCATCTACATCGTGGGTGCTATTACGATGGTGGTCGCCATCCTGGGAGCCCACGGAGCCCATAAGGAGAGCAGAGGGTGCATGATTGCA TTTTTGGTGTGCATGGTGGTTGGAACTCTTCTGATGCTCAGAGCTGGATTGTTTGTTTCCATCAACGGACCCGAG GCGGAAGGATCATTAAAGGATCTTTATGACAAATTCGTGCCACTGGACAACGCTTCAGACGAAGTAAAGGAAATGACTAACAACTTTCAGACAAAG tgGCAATGCTGTGGTTACTTCAGCTACAAGGACTGGAGGGACAGCATTCCTGACTCCTGTGTGTGCAGCcctgtggaggtggaggagggcaTGTGCCAGACACTCTACTCCAGA GATTTATTCTTGATGAGCAAGGCCATCTACTCCAAG CCCTGCTTCCCCATCCTTTTTCACTACTTTGTCCTGGCCATAGACGTTATGATGGGCATCATGTTCACGTTGGCAGGGCTAGCA ctGCTGGGCACAATCCTGTCCTCCATCATAATCCACCAGATGCGTTACTCCACCACATCCACCGTGGTCCTGAAGGTCCCTGCTGTCTTCACGACATCACCACCAAAATACGAGGAGCTGCAAAACGTCCCACCCCCCTACTGTTAG
- the ndufa12 gene encoding NADH dehydrogenase [ubiquinone] 1 alpha subcomplex subunit 12, translating to MSNSDGLKTQNGASSKLSRLNMAEYANLVRRALGQIGGHGGVRGFLIQLFRVNDVKTGALIGVDKYGNKYYEDKKHYFFGRHRWVIYTTEMNGKNTFWEVDGSMVPAEWHRWLHCMTDDPPTTHPPEPKKFLADVHQFNVTGTSQQYVPYPTTRKKIHEWVPPKAGSP from the exons ATGAGTAACTCGGATGGGTTAAAGACGCAAAACGGTGCGTCCTCTAAACTGTCCCGTCTAAATATGGCGGAGTATGCCAACCTCGTCCGAAGGGCTTTGGGACAAATAGGAGGTCACGGTGGAGTACGAGGTTTTTTAATTCAGCTATTCAG GGTGAACGATGTGAAGACGGGGGCCCTGATTGGTGTGGATAAATACGGAAACAAATACTATGAAGACAAGAAGCACTACTTCTTTG GACGTCACCGCTGGGTGATCTACACCACAGAGATGAACGGAAAGAACACTTTTTGGGAAGTGGACGGCAGCATGGTGCCCGCCGAATG GCATCGCTGGCTGCACTGTATGACGGACGACCCCCCCACCACACATCCACCAGAGCCCAAGAAGTTCCTGGCTGATGTCCACCAGTTCAACGTGACTGGCACCTCGCAGCAGTATGTACCCTACCCCACCACCCGCAAGAAGATCCACGAATGGGTTCCACCCAAAGCTGGATCTCCGTGA
- the fgd6 gene encoding FYVE, RhoGEF and PH domain-containing protein 6, protein MFSHWSCRQTDNGVEGGKKRRLSRSSIESKLTHGERRKSGVMSTGVKKPPLAPKPKLPAAAAKPSPPPIAPKPGLLTQTSAISQPSPATLKRTKPAVAPKPCLHKSTSSSPPVSSPTPKPSGPLILAQEQQEALDDSLSLLNSKNGILSETSKRNSAYIIPTYSCGLEGCLENGSLTETGSDLHTELLQNGICTEAFTETRLQQKAEEEGVAVEKDECGEISKKPRDKPQRRRHLARRQVCKEAQRTEEQKTTTSETVKHQESAVAEPDVSTVDVQTEAQNTIVADSNLACDVAGSIIIFSSITPPESSAELVQPQPISKISPIRLHPDLHVPAAPSKPLPVPHPRKLKKPALVRQDGVEGGAQDQATQEQKHGLEMQEALSSEGEEIKQDTRGDLLLLRASGGEEDETDAPVPPPRQTSLSPHLHRTVHTPSPLNKNTSHSLDLLSQSNSMSNKLESQEHRVEEDEEDGYGDFERYPITHSLPKQVKLGCRPLANMKKAFSAEDEPSPRAPPRKPQRHSLPAPPPPSVCPPAPPHANTPMRELPAPPQEKTSWRFTRPSVTFFSRQMPTRSSVPPKSRTPALGGKQRAQSFSAADLATRTDSQKRSLSFRKLLELRLSVKLLPKLLVKGGQSLDCTTVESNQGERSRERPKSCIGEADICEQGVEGSVEYENVPLYEEIPEYMNLPFHSARLGWPHDPDTADSDIYEVQDPYHTCPDHEYESGWLRQDIHSEEDEIHSSDEDNSSTSSKEPLDEADRQQEDEMKRKKVVHIAQEIMSSEKVFVDVLKLLHIDFRDAVAKATRQNGKPVVDERILNQILYYLPQLYQLNRDLLRELEERVAHWSDHQRLSDIFVQKGPYLKMYSTYIRQFDNNVALLDEQCRKNPAFAAVVKEFEMSPRCASLALKHYLLKPVQRIPQYQLLLTDYLKNLPEDSEDYKDTQAALSIVKEVANHANDIMKQGDNFQKLMQIQYSLNGHHEIVQPGRVFLKEGTLMKLSRKVMQPRMFFLFNDALMYTTPVQSGQYKLNSVLSLAGMKVSKPSQEAYQNELNIESIERSFILSASSATERDEWLEAIAKAIDDYAKKKITFISSRSQEEQSDGVGDNGAPLGSKAPIWIPDLRATMCMICTCEFTLTWRRHHCRACGKVVCQACSTNKYYLEYLKNQPARVCDHCFAKLQENSDRCASTSVSPIKSGAFSFTRKQKKIPAALKEVSANTENSSMSGYLNRSKGSKKQWKRLWFVIKNKVLYTYAASEDVAALESQPLLGFFLREEKNGPAQKLQFKLYHKNTLFYIFKADDIPTAQRWIEAFQEAMILEQ, encoded by the exons GTGTGAAGAAACCGCCATTAGCTCCTAAACCTAAactccctgctgctgctgctaaaccCTCTCCCCCTCCCATCGCCCCCAAACCAGGTCTGCTCACCCAGACGTCGGCCATCTCCCAGCCTTCCCCTGCCACTCTCAAGAGGACAAAACCGGCTGTTGCCCCCAAACCATGCCTCCACAAATCCACATCCTCTTCTCCCCCTGTTTCATCCCCAACACCCAAACCCAGTGGACCCCTTATCCTAGCTCAGGAACAGCAGGAAGCCTTGGATGATAGCCTCTCACTTCTCAACTCCAAAAATGGGATTCTATCAGAGACCAGCAAACGTAATTCAGCTTACATCATTCCCACCTACTCCTGTGGGCTTGAGGGCTGCCTAGAAAATGGATCTTTAACTGAGACTGGGAGTGATTTGCACACAGAACTGTTGCAGAATGGCATTTGTACAGAAGCGTTCACAGAGACAAGGCTGCagcaaaaagcagaagaagaaggagtGGCTGTAGAGAAGGATGAATGTGGAGAGATTAGCAAAAAGCCCAGGGATAAACCTCAAAGACGGAGACACCTGGCTAGGAGACAGGTTTGCAAAGAGGCACAGAGGACTGAGGAGCAGAAGACGACAACCTCCGAGACCGTGAAACATCAGGAAAGTGCTGTTGCTGAGCCTGATGTTTCAACAGTAGATGTACAGACTGAGGCCCAAAACACAATTGTAGCAGACTCAAATTTGGCCTGTGATGTTGCAGGCAGCATCATTATCTTCTCAAGCATCACTCCTCCCGAGTCATCTGCAGAATTAGTTCAGCCACAGCCTATTAGCAAAATATCTCCAATAAGGTTACACCCTGATCTGCATGTCCCCGCTGCCCCCAGTAAGCCTCTCCCTGTCCCTCACCCACGTAAACTTAAGAAACCAGCCCTGGTGAGACAGGATGGTGTGGAGGGTGGTGCTCAGGATCAGGCAACACAGGAGCAGAAACACGGGCTTGAGATGCAAGAGGCTCTCAGCTCAGAGGGCGAGGAGATCAAACAGGACACAAGGGGTGATCTGTTACTCCTGAGGGCCTCAGGTGGGGAAGAAGATGAGACAGATGCACCCGTCCCACCTCCTCGACAGACCTCTCTCTCACCGCACCTCCACAGAACAGTCCACACACCCTCCCCTCTTAACAAGAACACCTCCCACTCTTTAGACCTGCTTTCACAATCTAATTCCATGAGCAACAAACTAGAGAGCCAGGAGCACCGggtggaggaggatgaagaggatgggTACGGGGACTTTGAGCGATACCCGATCACTCACAGCCTCCCTAAACAGGTCAAACTCGGCTGCCGACCTCTGGCTAACATGAAGAAGGCCTTTTCTGCTGAGGATGAGCCATCTCCAAGGGCACCACCCAGAAAACCTCAGAGACACAGCTTGCCAGCACCTCCTCCACCCTCCGTCTGCCCTCCTGCACCTCCACATGCTAACACCCCCATGAGGGAGCTGCCTGCCCCCCCTCAGGAGAAAACATCCTGGCGCTTCACACGACCCTCCGTGACCTTTTTTAGCCGGCAGATGCCAACCAGGAGCAGTGTGCCACCAAAGAGCCGAACTCCAGCACTGGGGGGCAAGCAGAGGGCGCAGTCTTTCTCTGCAGCCGACCTTGCTACTCGCACCGACTCTCAAAAGAGGAGCCTCTCTTTCCGGAAGCTTTTGGAGCTCAGGCTGTCTGTAAAGTTGCTGCCAAAGCTGCTGGTCAAGGGTGGGCAGTCGCTTGACTGCACAACCGTGGAGTCTAACCAGGGGGAGAGAAGCCGGGAGCGACCCAAAAGCTGCATAGGGGAGGCTGATATATGCGAACAAGGTGTCGAGGGATCAGTGGAGTATGAGAACGTTCCTCTGTACGAGGAGATCCCAGAGTATATGAATCTGCCGTTTCACAGTGCAAGGCTGGGCTGGCCTCATGACCCAGATACAGCTGATTCAGACATCTATGAAGTGCAGGACCCTTATCACACATGCCCAGACCATGAATATGAGAG CGGCTGGCTGAGGCAGGACATCCACTCTGAGGAGGATGAGATCCACAGTTCAGATGAAGACAACAGCTCCACCTCCAGCAAGGAGCCCCTGGatgaggcagacagacag CAAGAGGatgagatgaagaggaagaaagtggTGCATATCGCCCAGGAGATTATGAGCTCGGAGAAAGT atttgtGGATGTCCTGAAGCTTCTTCACATA GATTTTAGGGATGCTGTTGCCAAAGCAACCCGTCAGAATGGGAAGCCTGTGGTGGATGAGCGGATCCTCAATCAGATCCTATATTACCTTCCACAACTTTACCAACTCAACAGAGACCTGCTGAGAGAACTGGAGGAGAGAGTGGCACACTG GAGTGATCACCAGAGACTGTCAGACATCTTTGTCCAGAAGGGTCCGTACCTGAAGATGTACTCCACCTACATCCGTCAATTTGACAACAACGTGGCTCTGTTGGACGAACAGTGCAGGAAAAACCCTGCCTTTGCTGCTGTAGTCAAAGAATTTGAG ATGAGTCCGAGATGTGCCAGCCTGGCCCTGAAGCACTACCTTCTGAAACCAGTGCAGAGGATCCCGCAGTACCAGCTGCTGCTCACAG attATCTGAAAAACCTCCCTGAGGACTCTGAGGATTATAAAGACACCCAAG CTGCACTCAGTATCGTAAAGGAAGTGGCCAACCATGCTAATGACATTATGAAACAAGGG GATAACTTTCAAAAGCTGATGCAGATTCAGTACAGTCTCAATGGTCACCATGAGATTGTCCAGCCAGGCAGG GTGTTTCTGAAAGAGGGCACTCTAATGAAGCTGTCCAGGAAAGTCATGCAGCCTAGGATGTTTTTTCTG tttAATGATGCACTCATGTACACCACTCCGGTCCAATCTGGCCAGTATAAACTCAACAGTGTTCTCTCTCTGGCTGGAATGAAG GTGAGCAAGCCCAGCCAGGAGGCCTATCAGAATGAGCTAAACATCGAGAGCATTGAACGCTCCTTCATCCTGTCTGCCAG CTCAGCTACAGAGAGAGACGAGTGGCTGGAGGCCATTGCCAAGGCTATAGACGACTACGCAAAGAAGAAAATCACCTTCATATCAAGTCGGAGTCAGGAGGAG CAGTCAGACGGCGTTGGCGATAACGGGGCCCCATTGGGTTCAAAGGCTCCCATCTGGATTCCAGACCTGAGAGCCACCATGTGTATGATTTGCACCTGTGAGTTTACTCTAACCTGGAGGAGACATCACTGTCGAGCCTGCGGAAAG GTGGTGTGTCAGGCATGCTCCACCAATAAGTACTACCTGGAGTACTTGAAGAACCAGCCAGCACGTGTGTGTGATCACTGTTTTGCCAAACTGCAGGAAAACA GTGACCGCTGTGCCTCAACATCAGTTTCTCCTATCAAGTCTGGGGCCTTCTCCTTCActagaaaacagaagaaaattcCTGCTGCACTCAAAGAG gttTCTGCCAACACAGAGAACTCCTCCATGAGTGGTTACTTAAACAGATCCAAAGGCAGCAAGAAGCAGTGGAAAAGGCTGTGGTTTGTCATTAAGAACAAAGTCTTGTACACCTACGCTGCCAGTGAG GATGTTGCAGCACTAGAAAGTCAACCTTTGCTGGGTTTTTTcctgagagaggaaaagaatgGGCCGGCTCAGAAGCTCCAGTTTAAGCTGTACCACAAAAACACGCTGTTTTACATCTTCAAAGCTGATGACATCCCAACTGCACAGAG atggATTGAGGCCTTCCAAGAGGCGATGATTCTTGAACAGTaa